From the Bos taurus isolate L1 Dominette 01449 registration number 42190680 breed Hereford chromosome 22, ARS-UCD2.0, whole genome shotgun sequence genome, one window contains:
- the C22H3orf62 gene encoding uncharacterized protein C3orf62 homolog isoform X1, whose product MVYYIIKTRSLVGKMSEKLRRCRKELTAAIDRAFEGVSHSQECSGRPRVELDAAPLSFPLPVHRLLCRRHPLVACSSAAPFSPVPGAPENENVAFAPNHAPVNAKPQALCPKRKPLSSKENILMRSSILAPERQFWRAAGDEEIWRKDSLRNDTEKDLKVDTGIPLSGSSQEVTKDLLDMIDHTSIRTIEELAGKLEFENELNRVCGHCEDSPFKEEAWALLVDESPQKAPDADSGSLRQAFDDHNIVETVLDLEEDYNLMTSFKYQIDSFWQAKQSLDCFRGNTKLQFGLAESK is encoded by the exons ATGG TGTATTACATAATAAAGACACGGTCGCTTGTAGGGAAGATGTCTGAGAAACTGAGGAGATGCAGAAAGGAGCTGACTGCAGCCATCGACCGGGCCTTTGAAGGAGTCAGCCATTCCCAGGAGTGCTCGGGCCGCCCGCGGGTGGAGCTCGACGCCGCCCcgctctccttccccctcccggTGCACCGGCTCCTCTGCCGGAGGCACCCGCTGGTAGCCTGCTCCTCTGCAGCTCCATTCTCTCCGGTCCCTGGCGCTCCGGAGAATGAGAACGTGGCTTTTGCACCAAACCATGCCCCCGTGAATGCAAAGCCCCAGGCGCTCTGCCCCAAAAGAAAACCTCTGAGCAGCAAGGAAAACATCCTGATGCGTTCCTCCATTTTGGCACCCGAAAGACAGTTTTGGCGAGCAGCAGGAGATGAGGAGatctggagaaaagacagtctaaG gaatgatacagagaaggaTTTGAAAGTTGACACAGGCATCCCACTCAGTGGTTCCAGCCAAGAGGTCACAAAGGATCTGCTTGATATGATTG accaTACAAGCATCCGAACTATTGAAGAATTGGCTGGTAAACTAGAATTTGAAAACGAGTTGAACCGTGTGTGTGGCCATTGCGAAGATTCGCCTTTCAAGGAGGAAGCCTGGGCCTTGCTGGTGGACGAGAGCCCTCAGAAGGCCCCGGATGCAGACTCTGGCAGCCTCAGGCAGGCTTTTGATGACCACAATATCGTGGAGACTGTTCTGGACTTGGAAGAGGACTACAATTTGATGACCTCTTTTAAATACCAAATTGA TTCATTTTGGCAAGCCAAACAATCACTGGATTGTTTCCGTGGAAACACCAAACTGCAGTTTGGATTAGCAGAATCAAAATAG
- the C22H3orf62 gene encoding uncharacterized protein C3orf62 homolog isoform X2, whose protein sequence is MVYYIIKTRSLVGKMSEKLRRCRKELTAAIDRAFEGVSHSQECSGRPRVELDAAPLSFPLPVHRLLCRRHPLVACSSAAPFSPVPGAPENENVAFAPNHAPVNAKPQALCPKRKPLSSKENILMRSSILAPERQFWRAAGDEEIWRKDSLRNDTEKDLKVDTGIPLSGSSQEVTKDLLDMIDHTSIRTIEELAGKLEFENELNRVCGHCEDSPFKEEAWALLVDESPQKAPDADSGSLRQAFDDHNIVETVLDLEEDYNLMTSFKYQIETGPPGGHRWFP, encoded by the exons ATGG TGTATTACATAATAAAGACACGGTCGCTTGTAGGGAAGATGTCTGAGAAACTGAGGAGATGCAGAAAGGAGCTGACTGCAGCCATCGACCGGGCCTTTGAAGGAGTCAGCCATTCCCAGGAGTGCTCGGGCCGCCCGCGGGTGGAGCTCGACGCCGCCCcgctctccttccccctcccggTGCACCGGCTCCTCTGCCGGAGGCACCCGCTGGTAGCCTGCTCCTCTGCAGCTCCATTCTCTCCGGTCCCTGGCGCTCCGGAGAATGAGAACGTGGCTTTTGCACCAAACCATGCCCCCGTGAATGCAAAGCCCCAGGCGCTCTGCCCCAAAAGAAAACCTCTGAGCAGCAAGGAAAACATCCTGATGCGTTCCTCCATTTTGGCACCCGAAAGACAGTTTTGGCGAGCAGCAGGAGATGAGGAGatctggagaaaagacagtctaaG gaatgatacagagaaggaTTTGAAAGTTGACACAGGCATCCCACTCAGTGGTTCCAGCCAAGAGGTCACAAAGGATCTGCTTGATATGATTG accaTACAAGCATCCGAACTATTGAAGAATTGGCTGGTAAACTAGAATTTGAAAACGAGTTGAACCGTGTGTGTGGCCATTGCGAAGATTCGCCTTTCAAGGAGGAAGCCTGGGCCTTGCTGGTGGACGAGAGCCCTCAGAAGGCCCCGGATGCAGACTCTGGCAGCCTCAGGCAGGCTTTTGATGACCACAATATCGTGGAGACTGTTCTGGACTTGGAAGAGGACTACAATTTGATGACCTCTTTTAAATACCAAATTGA GACTGGACCTCCGGGAGGCCACAGGTGGTTCCCATGA
- the C22H3orf62 gene encoding uncharacterized protein C3orf62 homolog → MSEKLRRCRKELTAAIDRAFEGVSHSQECSGRPRVELDAAPLSFPLPVHRLLCRRHPLVACSSAAPFSPVPGAPENENVAFAPNHAPVNAKPQALCPKRKPLSSKENILMRSSILAPERQFWRAAGDEEIWRKDSLRNDTEKDLKVDTGIPLSGSSQEVTKDLLDMIDHTSIRTIEELAGKLEFENELNRVCGHCEDSPFKEEAWALLVDESPQKAPDADSGSLRQAFDDHNIVETVLDLEEDYNLMTSFKYQIE, encoded by the exons ATGTCTGAGAAACTGAGGAGATGCAGAAAGGAGCTGACTGCAGCCATCGACCGGGCCTTTGAAGGAGTCAGCCATTCCCAGGAGTGCTCGGGCCGCCCGCGGGTGGAGCTCGACGCCGCCCcgctctccttccccctcccggTGCACCGGCTCCTCTGCCGGAGGCACCCGCTGGTAGCCTGCTCCTCTGCAGCTCCATTCTCTCCGGTCCCTGGCGCTCCGGAGAATGAGAACGTGGCTTTTGCACCAAACCATGCCCCCGTGAATGCAAAGCCCCAGGCGCTCTGCCCCAAAAGAAAACCTCTGAGCAGCAAGGAAAACATCCTGATGCGTTCCTCCATTTTGGCACCCGAAAGACAGTTTTGGCGAGCAGCAGGAGATGAGGAGatctggagaaaagacagtctaaG gaatgatacagagaaggaTTTGAAAGTTGACACAGGCATCCCACTCAGTGGTTCCAGCCAAGAGGTCACAAAGGATCTGCTTGATATGATTG accaTACAAGCATCCGAACTATTGAAGAATTGGCTGGTAAACTAGAATTTGAAAACGAGTTGAACCGTGTGTGTGGCCATTGCGAAGATTCGCCTTTCAAGGAGGAAGCCTGGGCCTTGCTGGTGGACGAGAGCCCTCAGAAGGCCCCGGATGCAGACTCTGGCAGCCTCAGGCAGGCTTTTGATGACCACAATATCGTGGAGACTGTTCTGGACTTGGAAGAGGACTACAATTTGATGACCTCTTTTAAATACCAAATTGAGTAA
- the C22H3orf62 gene encoding uncharacterized protein C3orf62 homolog isoform X3, protein MVYYIIKTRSLVGKMSEKLRRCRKELTAAIDRAFEGVSHSQECSGRPRVELDAAPLSFPLPVHRLLCRRHPLVACSSAAPFSPVPGAPENENVAFAPNHAPVNAKPQALCPKRKPLSSKENILMRSSILAPERQFWRAAGDEEIWRKDSLRNDTEKDLKVDTGIPLSGSSQEVTKDLLDMIDHTSIRTIEELAGKLEFENELNRVCGHCEDSPFKEEAWALLVDESPQKAPDADSGSLRQAFDDHNIVETVLDLEEDYNLMTSFKYQIE, encoded by the exons ATGG TGTATTACATAATAAAGACACGGTCGCTTGTAGGGAAGATGTCTGAGAAACTGAGGAGATGCAGAAAGGAGCTGACTGCAGCCATCGACCGGGCCTTTGAAGGAGTCAGCCATTCCCAGGAGTGCTCGGGCCGCCCGCGGGTGGAGCTCGACGCCGCCCcgctctccttccccctcccggTGCACCGGCTCCTCTGCCGGAGGCACCCGCTGGTAGCCTGCTCCTCTGCAGCTCCATTCTCTCCGGTCCCTGGCGCTCCGGAGAATGAGAACGTGGCTTTTGCACCAAACCATGCCCCCGTGAATGCAAAGCCCCAGGCGCTCTGCCCCAAAAGAAAACCTCTGAGCAGCAAGGAAAACATCCTGATGCGTTCCTCCATTTTGGCACCCGAAAGACAGTTTTGGCGAGCAGCAGGAGATGAGGAGatctggagaaaagacagtctaaG gaatgatacagagaaggaTTTGAAAGTTGACACAGGCATCCCACTCAGTGGTTCCAGCCAAGAGGTCACAAAGGATCTGCTTGATATGATTG accaTACAAGCATCCGAACTATTGAAGAATTGGCTGGTAAACTAGAATTTGAAAACGAGTTGAACCGTGTGTGTGGCCATTGCGAAGATTCGCCTTTCAAGGAGGAAGCCTGGGCCTTGCTGGTGGACGAGAGCCCTCAGAAGGCCCCGGATGCAGACTCTGGCAGCCTCAGGCAGGCTTTTGATGACCACAATATCGTGGAGACTGTTCTGGACTTGGAAGAGGACTACAATTTGATGACCTCTTTTAAATACCAAATTGAGTAA